From one Vicinamibacteria bacterium genomic stretch:
- a CDS encoding fibronectin type III domain-containing protein, with protein sequence MVSSILDWDSWGSNVSAKGLDRYRIVPWCALVVFLPTVALAATPVAVPTFHSIGLYWSPDGGASGECEVQYRPVGGSVWRTALPLWLDERNGEYRGSVVNLSPGTPYEIRLTLSGPNQSVTLTASTWREDFPIARVVYLPEQSSTTLQIDQSGAPGAYILYTGPGGRSTIDVKNREDNCIEVMPGVSHVVVRGLTLRGAREHAVRLREDVHDVVLEENDISAWGAVEPDGWAADRHSAIYAGPDTGVERLIVQRNAIHHPRGDSNSWEEYRSRYDTSHPMGPRAIYLAESKGNHVIRYNDIYSDEDHYFADIVGGASNFSFRGFPHRDTDIYANSISHCWDDGIESEGANTNVRIW encoded by the coding sequence ATGGTATCCTCGATCTTGGACTGGGACAGCTGGGGATCGAACGTGAGCGCCAAGGGACTCGACCGCTATCGGATCGTGCCCTGGTGTGCCCTCGTCGTTTTCTTGCCCACGGTTGCCCTGGCGGCGACGCCGGTCGCGGTACCCACGTTCCACAGTATTGGGCTCTACTGGAGTCCGGACGGGGGTGCATCGGGCGAATGCGAGGTTCAGTACCGCCCCGTCGGCGGCTCCGTATGGAGGACGGCTCTGCCCCTATGGCTCGACGAACGGAACGGCGAGTATCGCGGGAGCGTTGTGAATCTGAGTCCGGGGACTCCCTACGAGATTCGCTTGACTTTGTCAGGGCCCAACCAGTCGGTAACCCTGACGGCGTCGACCTGGCGTGAGGACTTTCCCATCGCCCGAGTGGTGTATTTGCCGGAGCAGTCGTCCACTACGCTTCAGATCGATCAGTCGGGGGCCCCGGGAGCTTACATCCTGTATACGGGCCCGGGCGGCAGATCGACCATCGACGTGAAGAACCGCGAGGACAACTGCATCGAAGTGATGCCGGGGGTTTCACACGTCGTGGTCCGGGGCCTGACCTTGCGCGGCGCGCGAGAACACGCCGTTCGATTGCGCGAGGACGTGCACGACGTCGTTCTCGAGGAGAACGACATCAGTGCCTGGGGAGCCGTCGAGCCCGATGGATGGGCGGCCGACCGCCACAGCGCCATTTACGCTGGCCCGGACACAGGAGTCGAGCGTCTCATCGTGCAGAGGAACGCGATCCATCACCCGAGAGGAGATTCCAATAGCTGGGAGGAGTATCGTTCGCGATACGACACCAGCCATCCGATGGGGCCCCGAGCGATCTATTTGGCCGAAAGCAAGGGCAACCACGTCATTCGCTATAACGACATCTACTCCGACGAAGACCATTACTTTGCCGACATCGTCGGGGGAGCGAGCAATTTCAGCTTCCGGGGGTTCCCCCATCGTGATACGGACATATACGCCAATTCCATCTCACATTGTTGGGACGACGGAATCGAGAGCGAAGGCGCCAACACCAACGTGCGAATCTGG